The sequence below is a genomic window from Pleurocapsa sp. PCC 7327.
GATATTCTCCTGCAACATGGAGTTTAATTTTGCAAGTTCCTCTCTCGCTTGATAATTTGCCTTGCGATACTGCCGCTGGAAGTAAATAATCAAACCCGTCACTGGAATCAGCATCAACACCAACATCGATGCCAACTGCCATTGACGCAGAAAAATGACGACGACAATCGTTAAGATATAAATAAAATCGCTAATAACGCCGATCGCGCCGCTGGCAAAAACATCTCCTAATGCCTCCACATCGCTAGTGATGCGAGTGACCAAGCGTCCTACAGGCGTGCGCTCAAAAAATCGGGTCGATAGGGATGTTACGTGGGTGAATAAATCATCCCGCACTGCTGCCGTGATTTCCTGTCCGACTTTTTGTACCAAATATCCTTGGGCCGAGGCAAAAATTAAGCGAACGACAATCGTCATCAGAAGTAGGACGATGAGAATATTTAATCCTTGTGCCAGAGAAACATTTATCAAAAAAGACCAAGTTGGTTCTTGCTGCAACAAAGAAATTGCCTGACCGACAATCAGCGGTTGAACGGCTCCTGCAATTGAGACAGGAATTAGTAAAATAATAGAAATGAATAGTAGAGTCTGGTTGCGACGAGCATAGGGAATTAGCTTCAGCAACAGCCGCCAATCGTTTTCGCGGGGTCTGCGTCTAAGCTGGGATTCTGCTAAAGGGGAAGAATCTGCCATTAAAAATTGTTAGGTAATGCGATAGATAAGATAACGCATATTCTTTCAATGTAGCTTATACTGCCGCAGATCCTGCCGTCTCACGGCGTTAACTGGTTGCTGTAATCATTACCCTTGTTTTTGCCCTGTTGTTTCTCGCCTACTCTCTAACCGTTTCTCCCACTTTTGGCTAAATCTTTCTCCCATTTCATAGAGATCCCTAGCTTTGTGTTCGGCATCTTTGGCAAGTTCAAGGAGTTCTAAGAGTTTTTTTCATCCGGTAACTCATTGATGGTAAATCTCTTTCTAAGTTCTCTGTAGAGTCTGCTGACACAGCTTTTCTACCCAATCATGCAAATTATACAAGCTAAGGCGATAGCTCAATGGATGGGCAATCAGCCTTGCAGTACTTTCAAAGAGAACGTCAATTTCAATCAGCCCATTTTCTCGTAGCGTGCGTCCCGTAGAGACTAAATCGACAATTGCCTCCGACATTCCCGTAATTGGCGCTAATTCGACCGAACCATAGAGGGGAATAATTTCTACGGGTAAATTTAATTTACGAAAATATTCCTTAGCACAGTGAACGAATTTTGAGGCAACTCTACCGTGGGGGGGGAGTTCGAGCGATCGCTTGTAGGAACTAGCCTCCGGTACTGCTACCGACATGCGACAGTAGCCAAATTTTAAATCGGCTAAATTTGCTACTTTAGGACTCTTTTCTAGCAAAACATCATAGCCGACAATACCTAACTGTGCCTGACCGTATTCTACATAGACGGGAACGTCTTGCGCTCTTACCAATATCGCTTTAGCCGTATTGGTGGGATCGGCAATCTGAAGTTGGCGGTTGCGGTCGTCGAGAAATGCGCTAAAATCGAGTCCTACACTTTTAAAAAGATTGATACTATCAGACAGGAGTGCTCCTTTGGGCAATGCGATCGTGATCATTAGCAATTAAACCATACGCTACTTCTGAAGGTATCACTATAGTGGCTCTTGGGACTGGATATATTAAAATTTTATTCGGGGAGCAGTAGCTAAAGAAGAAATTCTCCGTCTAAGATGCTAGAGTCTGTTTAAAAAGAAATCTTGCACCTTTCTCAACAATCGCCTAAGTCGATTAAAATCGACTCAAACACTTATGCAGTCGTTTTTAGATGACTCTAAATATGAAGCAGCGATAGAACATCGAGGAGCGGACTATTGGGACTGGTACAAGATCTCAGCTTGATTTTTAGGTTCCAATACAATATTTGAGATTTTTACTCCTTCTAAAATAGCCTCATTTAATTTAGTATTTTTCAACTTGGCTTCTGTTAAATCTGCTTCGCTTAAATCGGCACCTTTTAAATCGACATTACTCAGATTAGTTCCTTGCAGAATTGTTCCCATCAATTTTGCATTTCTCAAACTTGCATCTGTTAGATTGGCGTGACTTAAATTGGCAGCAATTAATTTTGCCCCATCTAATTGTGCGCATTGTAAATTAGCTCCTCTTAAATTAGCACCGATCGAATTAACATGACTCAAATTCACGCCGATTAGATCTGCATTGCTCAGATCGATATTTTGAAAGTTTCTACCTCCCAAAGCATATCTTTTTAAAAGTTCGCTGGCATCTGTTACATTAATTTCTCGCTTGGGGGGATGATGAAAGGTAAAAGTAAAAGTATCTCTACTCCGAATTACTTGCTCGATTTCTTCATACATTGGATAAGTGCCGATGCCACTTAATTTTACCCAGGCTCTCGCTCTGGTCAAGGCAATAAATAACTAATTTCGCAGGTAAATATTGCTTTCATCTTCTGCAATGCGATCGCATCCAACGATATACACCATATCTGCTTCATTTCCTTTGGCGCGATGAATGCGAGAAATCGTTACCGTACCTTCGTGCCAAAATTTATTAGGATTGCGACATTTGCCGGATTCATCTAGTAAGGTATTGCACTTACTATTGCCAGGAATAAAAATATCAATTCCTTGTCTCATTAAAAAATTAGCTACCTGAGTTTCTAGCTTAATTGCATCAAAAAATTCTCCTATGACAATGACAAGAATTTCTTGACTAGGACGCAAACCATCGTATCTAAGATTGTGTTTAATGTTTTTGGCTAGTACAAATAATTCTTGCTGTCGAGATTCGTAAGCCTTAAACTCAATAATGTCTCCTTGCCATAGTTCGGGAATGGGATTGGGAGAATTTTCGCGAGGACATTTGAGGATAATTTTTTGACCGGGAATAAAACGTCCTTGGACTTCATAACCAATTGCTTTCCGTTCTTCTGCGCGAGTAATTCCTGTCAGCATTCCTTGAGGACGCAATAATCCCATGCCAAGTCCATGTGCGGCGGTAATAATTTGATGTGGCGTGCGATAACAACGACGCATGACTTCGCTTTTTTTGATTCCATTTTTGTATTGTCCGGTGACGAGATGACTTAAGTCTTCTCCAAATAATTCGCTAGCGGTTGGAATTGTTAAACTTTCTAAACTCTGAGCTTCATCATATGCCCAAATTAAGCGTCTTTGTTCCGAACGAACGGGATCGACAGGTTGCAAAGATTGATATGCCATCCAGTAAAAAGGTTGTCGATCGCCAAATTTATATTTATTGACGATTAAATCTTGCCCTTCATCGATTAAAATAGCATCGAATAATTGAGGAATTGCTGTTGCTTTCAACAATTGAATACAAGCTTCTGCTAACGCTTCATTAGGTTTTTGACTTGCTGTTTCATTAACGGTCAAAGGATGGATGCCAGCCGCTTGGCAAATTAAACTATATAAGCCTGGTTGTTTTCTCGCTCCCCAAGCATGGAGAATTTTTAAATTAGCATTTTTAGGATCGTATCCTCGTTCGTTATTACTAAAGTGACGCAGCCATTTATCGATTTGTTGAATAATGGAATGGTAAAGGCTGCGAGAAAAGAAAACAAATGCAACTTTCCAGTTGGGATATTTTAGATGAATATGGGCAGCTTTTTGACATAATAAAACTGTTTTTCCAGAACCGGCAATTCCTCGAATTCGTTGAGCGCCTGGAGCAATTTGTTTGGCAATTTTTTCCTTTTGCCAGTCGAATTCAGAAATGTGCGATCGCAATTTTTGTAATATCTTGCCACAACTTCGATCGGGAGTGAGAACGCGATGGCAAGGTCGGCAAAAAACCGGCGTTCCCGATAATATTGATAGCAATAATTGCCACTGTTTTAGCATCAGTTTGTAACCCGGTTTTACGGGTGGCGTTTTCTGGATCGATTCACAAACAGATGAAGCAGAATAGAGATTATCTTTGAATAAAATAGGCAGATTGCTAAGTAGTTTATCGAACTTTTTTCTTGCCACTGTCGTTGGCTAATTAAGGGTAAAGCAACCAATGCTCTAGCGCTAATTTTATCTTGTAGAATTGGTTCGCGATCGCAATACTTTAGGATGGCAAATAATTGATTTTCTGCTTGTTGATAGGGATTGCCAAATGGGATATAAAAATTTTGATATTCCCAACGATGACCCGTTATATTAACTATCTTATCAATGGGAATTGATTTAACTTCAATAACAACTAAACCGAGTTCGCGATCGGCAATTAAGATATCCGGTTCTTGGCGAAATTTGCCAATTTGAGAAAAAATAGGATAGTGCCAGTAGCCAATACAATCGCGATCGCGATTGTATTGGCTCGGATGCTATCCCAAACTAACTGCTCTCCAGTCTCCCCCCTATTTCCTAGCGGTTCAGTAGTAATAAATTTGTGGTTTAGATAATCCTCAACCACAGATATTTACTCGTAACGACGATTGCGTTTTCTGACTATCCAAATAATAAACCAAATAACCAGACTTAGTAGAACAATTTTAGAAACAGGTCCTAGATATTCATCGACCAATTCA
It includes:
- the hisG gene encoding ATP phosphoribosyltransferase, whose product is MITIALPKGALLSDSINLFKSVGLDFSAFLDDRNRQLQIADPTNTAKAILVRAQDVPVYVEYGQAQLGIVGYDVLLEKSPKVANLADLKFGYCRMSVAVPEASSYKRSLELPPHGRVASKFVHCAKEYFRKLNLPVEIIPLYGSVELAPITGMSEAIVDLVSTGRTLRENGLIEIDVLFESTARLIAHPLSYRLSLYNLHDWVEKLCQQTLQRT